In the Pelotomaculum isophthalicicum JI genome, one interval contains:
- a CDS encoding DUF2889 domain-containing protein, translated as MKILYQSNSFSTVKVNHGDELLVNSSLISTDFEAVGQMVTDLKSFRIKKARWDIYRSPDGSMNGGKELPELAGVEAYFSAGGFLRRVVGDEAGGLPRELLAECVKGLIQAETFVFIDRGYPSAKAYEDYWDEIYLNACRYYSNLERIARRWFDYVGYCHRERNLFNRFLCCRVCGLDNGHLTASGSFSDSFHELGVCVDLNDGGTVVDCTGNFLRAPDQVCFENREHVLKLIGKKIARMEKKEIGELVGGPHGCNHLVDIVHGIGKAVAVSLGMNREI; from the coding sequence GTGAAAATATTATACCAAAGTAATTCTTTTTCCACTGTAAAAGTTAATCATGGCGATGAATTGTTGGTTAATAGCTCTTTAATCAGTACTGATTTTGAAGCGGTCGGCCAAATGGTAACCGATCTTAAAAGCTTCAGGATTAAAAAGGCGCGGTGGGATATCTACCGTTCGCCGGACGGCAGCATGAACGGTGGCAAGGAACTGCCGGAACTTGCCGGGGTAGAGGCCTATTTTAGCGCCGGTGGGTTCTTGCGGCGCGTGGTTGGTGATGAGGCGGGCGGATTGCCAAGAGAATTGCTGGCGGAATGCGTCAAAGGATTAATACAGGCTGAAACCTTTGTTTTTATCGACAGGGGTTATCCATCCGCCAAGGCCTACGAGGATTACTGGGATGAAATATATTTGAACGCATGCCGTTATTATAGCAATCTGGAGCGCATCGCGCGCAGGTGGTTTGATTACGTTGGTTATTGTCATCGTGAACGAAACCTTTTTAACAGGTTTTTGTGTTGCCGGGTTTGCGGCCTTGATAACGGACACTTAACTGCCTCCGGGAGTTTTAGCGACTCGTTCCATGAATTGGGTGTATGTGTTGATCTAAACGACGGGGGAACTGTTGTTGATTGTACGGGCAATTTCCTGCGGGCTCCGGACCAGGTTTGTTTTGAAAACAGGGAGCATGTGCTCAAGCTTATTGGTAAAAAGATTGCTCGTATGGAAAAGAAAGAAATTGGTGAACTGGTTGGCGGGCCCCATGGTTGCAATCACCTGGTTGATATTGTCCACGGGATCGGCAAAGCTGTGGCGGTATCCCTGGGAATGAACCGTGAAATATGA
- a CDS encoding DUF6485 family protein has product MECKQEKNKANCSCTYKTCSRKGLCCECISYHREHGGAPGCLFPPEAEKTYDRSMEKLARCFRV; this is encoded by the coding sequence ATGGAATGTAAGCAAGAAAAAAACAAGGCAAACTGCAGTTGCACTTACAAAACGTGTTCAAGAAAAGGACTTTGCTGCGAATGTATCAGCTATCACCGTGAACACGGCGGAGCGCCAGGTTGCTTATTCCCGCCGGAAGCGGAAAAAACATACGACCGCTCAATGGAGAAGCTGGCCCGCTGCTTCCGTGTATAA
- the radA gene encoding DNA repair protein RadA, whose protein sequence is MRAKSFFQCSVCGHQSTRWLGRCPGCGAWNSLVEELGSRQIAGRTPGREVIPSPVTEIPALGEERLPVGIDELDRVLGGGVVPGSLILVGGDPGIGKSTLLLQIAYRFSDRLQVLYVSGEESVRQIRIRADRLGALSPNLLLVAETDIDLIERHLNDVNPPVAIIDSIQTMFKNDLGSVPGSVGQVRECTAQLMRLAKATGISVFLVGHVTKEGLLAGPRVLEHMVDTVLYLEGDRHQSFRILRGVKNRFGSTNEIGVFEMRGQGLVEVANPSLLFLNQYPGESVPGTAVVSSLEGSRPLLVEIQALVSPAGYGVPRRMTAGVDHNRVALIAAVLEKRIGLNLGSNDIYVNAVGGVKLDEPAVDLGIALALTSSFRDVPVESGLAAAGEIGLAGELRPVPGAAKRVNEAFKLGFNRFLLSAQSEIQNKTEAEVLRAVTLAEALEVAIKL, encoded by the coding sequence ATGCGTGCGAAGTCGTTTTTTCAATGTAGTGTGTGCGGACATCAGTCTACCCGCTGGCTGGGGCGTTGCCCAGGCTGTGGCGCGTGGAACAGTTTGGTGGAAGAGTTGGGCAGCCGCCAGATTGCTGGCCGGACCCCTGGTAGAGAAGTTATTCCAAGTCCGGTGACAGAAATTCCTGCCCTGGGGGAGGAACGGCTGCCTGTTGGGATTGATGAACTGGACCGTGTTCTCGGGGGGGGAGTGGTTCCGGGATCCTTGATTCTGGTCGGCGGCGATCCTGGTATCGGCAAATCCACTCTGCTGTTGCAGATTGCATACCGGTTCAGCGATAGGCTGCAAGTGCTATATGTGTCCGGTGAGGAATCGGTCCGGCAGATCAGAATACGGGCCGACCGGTTGGGAGCTTTGTCACCCAACTTATTGCTGGTAGCTGAAACCGATATTGATCTAATTGAGCGGCATCTTAATGATGTAAACCCGCCTGTGGCAATTATTGATTCTATCCAAACCATGTTTAAGAACGATCTCGGATCGGTTCCCGGTAGCGTCGGGCAGGTTCGTGAGTGTACAGCACAATTAATGCGTTTAGCCAAGGCTACCGGGATATCCGTCTTCTTGGTCGGCCATGTGACCAAGGAGGGATTGTTGGCGGGGCCGCGCGTACTTGAGCATATGGTAGATACTGTTCTTTACCTTGAAGGCGACCGGCACCAGTCTTTTCGCATTCTGAGAGGAGTAAAAAACAGATTCGGGTCTACCAATGAAATAGGTGTTTTCGAAATGCGCGGACAAGGACTGGTTGAGGTCGCCAACCCTTCGCTCCTTTTTTTGAACCAGTACCCTGGTGAAAGCGTACCCGGCACAGCAGTAGTGTCAAGTCTTGAGGGATCGAGACCTTTGCTCGTTGAAATACAGGCGCTGGTATCGCCTGCCGGTTACGGCGTCCCGCGGCGGATGACGGCTGGTGTGGATCACAACCGGGTAGCCCTTATTGCGGCTGTGTTGGAAAAAAGAATCGGACTGAACCTTGGCAGCAATGATATTTATGTTAATGCCGTCGGGGGGGTTAAACTGGATGAACCTGCGGTTGACCTGGGCATTGCCCTGGCGCTGACTTCGAGTTTTCGGGATGTCCCTGTGGAATCCGGTCTTGCCGCGGCTGGTGAGATTGGCCTGGCCGGGGAACTTCGCCCGGTGCCGGGTGCCGCAAAACGGGTGAACGAGGCTTTTAAACTGGGTTTCAACCGTTTTTTACTTTCTGCGCAAAGTGAAATTCAAAATAAGACAGAAGCCGAGGTTTTGCGGGCGGTTACACTGGCCGAAGCCTTGGAAGTGGCTATCAAGCTGTGA
- the disA gene encoding DNA integrity scanning diadenylate cyclase DisA, translated as MVKEEKYEDKLLKVLRAVAPGTLLREGLENILKAKSGGLIVIGDSPEVMEITEGGFYVNADYTPANLYELAKMDGAIILSNDAKKILRFNAQLVPNQNIPSSETGIRHRSAERAAKQTGNMVIAISQRRSVITVYQGALKYVLGALGVVLAKANQAIQTLEKYRSVLNKVLVGLSILEFEDSVMLYDVAKAIQRTEMVLRVVNEVERYTSELGVEGRLITMQVEELTVNVKEEGLLVIQDYATMAGEKHPSSILNVIGSWPAEDLLDLSLITRALGYPGNASILEQHVSPRGFRVLEKIPRLPLPVIDNLVKTFDNLKRILVATIEELDEVEGIGEVRARSIKEGLSRYHEQLMQERHG; from the coding sequence ATAGTGAAAGAAGAGAAATATGAAGACAAACTCCTGAAAGTCCTGCGCGCGGTAGCGCCTGGAACTCTGCTGCGTGAAGGTTTAGAGAATATTTTAAAGGCCAAGTCAGGCGGGCTGATTGTTATCGGGGACTCGCCGGAGGTAATGGAAATAACGGAAGGCGGGTTCTATGTCAATGCGGATTATACCCCGGCCAATTTATATGAGTTGGCTAAAATGGACGGCGCAATTATTCTCAGTAATGATGCGAAAAAAATATTAAGGTTCAACGCTCAGTTAGTCCCCAATCAGAATATACCCTCAAGCGAAACAGGCATTCGTCACCGCTCGGCTGAAAGGGCTGCCAAACAAACTGGAAATATGGTAATAGCCATTTCCCAGCGCCGTAGTGTAATCACTGTTTATCAAGGCGCTTTAAAGTATGTGCTAGGCGCCCTGGGTGTTGTTTTGGCCAAGGCAAACCAGGCGATTCAAACTTTGGAGAAATACCGTTCAGTTTTGAACAAGGTTCTGGTAGGGCTTAGCATTCTTGAGTTTGAGGATTCAGTAATGCTTTATGATGTTGCCAAGGCTATTCAGCGGACAGAAATGGTTTTGCGCGTGGTTAATGAAGTTGAAAGATATACTAGCGAGCTAGGTGTTGAGGGGCGTTTAATTACCATGCAGGTGGAAGAATTGACGGTTAATGTGAAAGAAGAAGGATTGCTGGTTATTCAAGATTACGCGACTATGGCCGGTGAAAAGCACCCTTCAAGTATTCTTAACGTAATCGGCAGTTGGCCCGCGGAGGATTTGCTGGACCTGTCGTTGATTACCCGCGCTCTGGGCTATCCCGGCAATGCCAGTATTCTGGAACAGCATGTATCCCCGCGGGGGTTCCGTGTTTTGGAGAAAATACCCAGGTTGCCCTTGCCGGTAATTGATAATCTGGTGAAAACTTTCGATAATCTGAAAAGAATCCTGGTTGCGACGATTGAGGAACTGGACGAAGTGGAAGGCATTGGCGAGGTCCGCGCCAGATCGATTAAAGAAGGGTTGAGCCGTTACCACGAGCAATTGATGCAAGAGCGTCACGGGTAA
- a CDS encoding CarD family transcriptional regulator, which translates to MFKIGDKVVYPMHGAGVIEAIEEKEVLGEKRQYYILRLPVGDMKVMIPITNGGGVGLREVIDREGVQRVFHILREQSSAMSPNWNRRYRANLEKIKSGNIYEVAEVVRNLIKRDREKGLSSGERKMLENARQILISELVLATELEEDKAQSLLDGAFA; encoded by the coding sequence TTGTTCAAAATTGGTGATAAAGTGGTATACCCGATGCACGGCGCCGGTGTTATTGAGGCCATTGAGGAGAAAGAGGTTTTGGGGGAAAAACGGCAATATTATATACTACGGCTCCCGGTTGGTGATATGAAAGTAATGATTCCAATAACCAACGGCGGGGGTGTAGGTCTAAGAGAAGTTATCGACCGGGAAGGGGTGCAGCGAGTTTTTCACATCCTGCGCGAACAATCTTCGGCAATGTCACCCAATTGGAACCGGAGATACCGCGCCAACCTGGAAAAGATAAAAAGCGGTAACATCTATGAAGTCGCTGAAGTGGTGCGCAATCTGATCAAGCGAGATCGGGAAAAAGGGCTGTCTTCCGGTGAAAGAAAGATGTTGGAAAATGCCAGGCAAATTCTAATAAGCGAACTGGTGCTTGCTACAGAACTCGAGGAGGATAAAGCTCAATCTTTACTTGATGGTGCCTTCGCTTGA
- a CDS encoding PIN/TRAM domain-containing protein, whose translation MVKKVIYIVLVAGFTGLGFAAGLSLIDSGLVAFINNLPQQLKFGLIGLSTLIGLFAGIPVSPLLMRGAVRLTVFIEQYLQRTPTQDLVMGSIGLIIGLIIANLMGSILSYMGWIGKVIWLLVTLLLSYLGLSIGIKKREDLLALFASFSKFGKERSPKSDNRSGNSKILDTSVIIDGRIADLCESGFIEGTLIIPAFVIEELRHIADSSDLLKRNRGRRGLDILNKMRKRLDIKVQIYDNNRGLESVVEVDSKLVKLGQKLNAKIITNDYNLNKVAELQGVKVLNINELANAIKPVVLPGEEMVVQVVKDGKETGQGVAYLDDGTMIVVEGGKRYMNQTMSVLVTSVLQTAAGRMIFARPKFERKGEPGPGHYNEVNVIG comes from the coding sequence ATGGTCAAAAAGGTTATTTATATTGTTCTGGTAGCCGGTTTTACCGGACTGGGATTCGCCGCCGGCCTGAGTTTAATCGATAGCGGTTTGGTTGCTTTTATTAACAATCTGCCCCAACAGCTCAAGTTTGGTCTTATTGGTCTTTCAACATTAATCGGTTTGTTTGCCGGGATTCCTGTTTCCCCGCTGCTTATGCGTGGCGCTGTACGGCTGACAGTATTTATTGAACAATATCTCCAGCGTACACCGACTCAGGATTTGGTAATGGGTTCGATTGGTTTGATTATTGGACTTATCATAGCTAATTTAATGGGTTCTATTCTATCTTATATGGGCTGGATCGGCAAAGTAATCTGGCTGCTGGTCACGTTGCTTTTATCCTACCTGGGATTAAGTATCGGCATAAAAAAGAGGGAGGATCTGCTTGCTCTTTTTGCTAGTTTCTCCAAATTCGGCAAGGAGCGCAGCCCCAAGTCGGATAACCGCAGCGGTAATTCTAAAATACTTGATACCAGCGTGATTATTGACGGCAGAATCGCTGATCTGTGTGAAAGTGGTTTTATTGAAGGGACATTAATTATTCCTGCTTTTGTGATTGAGGAACTGCGCCACATTGCTGATTCCTCTGATCTCCTGAAAAGGAACAGGGGGCGGCGGGGCCTGGATATTTTGAATAAGATGCGAAAAAGGCTGGATATCAAAGTGCAGATTTATGACAATAATCGCGGGCTTGAAAGCGTTGTTGAGGTGGATTCCAAGCTTGTTAAATTAGGTCAGAAATTAAACGCCAAAATTATTACAAATGACTACAATTTGAATAAAGTAGCTGAATTGCAGGGTGTTAAAGTATTAAATATCAATGAGTTGGCCAATGCCATCAAACCGGTTGTGCTGCCAGGTGAGGAAATGGTTGTTCAGGTTGTCAAGGATGGGAAAGAAACTGGACAAGGAGTGGCTTACCTTGATGACGGCACGATGATAGTGGTGGAAGGCGGCAAGCGTTATATGAACCAGACTATGTCTGTTTTGGTGACCAGTGTGCTTCAAACAGCCGCCGGGCGGATGATTTTTGCCAGGCCTAAGTTTGAAAGAAAAGGTGAACCTGGCCCCGGCCATTATAATGAGGTGAATGTTATTGGTTAA
- the ispD gene encoding 2-C-methyl-D-erythritol 4-phosphate cytidylyltransferase, whose protein sequence is MLLVKVAAVIPAAGRGARMGLPVKKQFLQLEGIPVIGHTLKVIADSPVVHDIVLVASPGEEAYCRNAIVERFGIRKIAAIVPGGSERQESVYNGLLALSADTDIVLIHDGARPLLRPEELPAIVDAGARYGAATLAVPVKDTVKLSGEDEFVAGTLPRERLWLTQTPQAFRYQLIIEAHQRAMQGKYTGTDDAGLVEILGQPVKIVAGSYENLKITTPEDLLVASAIIKARRASG, encoded by the coding sequence ATGTTATTGGTTAAAGTGGCGGCAGTTATACCGGCTGCCGGCCGCGGCGCCCGGATGGGGCTGCCGGTGAAGAAGCAATTTCTTCAGTTGGAGGGTATTCCGGTAATCGGTCACACATTGAAGGTAATTGCAGACAGTCCGGTTGTCCACGATATTGTCCTGGTGGCAAGTCCGGGAGAAGAGGCTTATTGCCGCAACGCGATTGTGGAGCGGTTTGGTATCCGTAAGATTGCAGCTATTGTACCGGGGGGAAGTGAGCGCCAGGAGTCTGTTTACAACGGCCTTCTGGCGCTTTCTGCCGATACGGACATCGTACTGATTCACGACGGCGCCAGACCGCTGCTTAGGCCGGAGGAGTTGCCGGCTATTGTGGACGCCGGTGCGAGATACGGCGCGGCAACCTTGGCGGTACCTGTGAAAGATACGGTAAAACTGTCTGGGGAAGATGAATTTGTCGCGGGCACACTGCCGCGGGAACGCTTATGGCTGACTCAAACGCCTCAAGCCTTTCGTTATCAACTGATTATTGAAGCGCACCAAAGAGCGATGCAGGGGAAATATACCGGAACCGACGATGCCGGGCTGGTTGAAATACTGGGGCAGCCGGTCAAAATTGTAGCCGGTTCTTACGAGAACTTGAAGATAACCACGCCGGAAGATTTACTTGTCGCGTCTGCCATAATCAAGGCCAGACGCGCGAGTGGCTAA
- the ispF gene encoding 2-C-methyl-D-erythritol 2,4-cyclodiphosphate synthase, whose product MRIGFGYDVHRLVADRPLVLGGVNIPYEKGLLGHSDADVLAHAVMDALLGAAGEGDIGRHFPDSDPQYKGISSLSLLSRVEHILNGKGLTVGNIDSVIVAQAPKLAPFMNEMKIKMAKSLRTEPYRINVKATTTEGLGFTGTGEGIAAYAIALVLPAR is encoded by the coding sequence TTGCGGATAGGGTTTGGTTATGACGTGCACCGTTTGGTGGCGGACAGGCCGTTGGTGCTAGGCGGGGTAAACATACCCTATGAAAAAGGGCTTTTGGGGCATTCCGACGCGGACGTGCTGGCGCATGCCGTGATGGATGCCCTATTGGGGGCCGCCGGGGAAGGTGACATCGGCAGGCACTTTCCAGACAGCGATCCGCAATATAAAGGGATCAGCAGTTTGAGCCTGCTGTCCAGAGTTGAGCATATCCTTAACGGAAAAGGGCTGACAGTTGGGAATATCGATTCTGTTATCGTTGCCCAGGCGCCTAAACTGGCGCCTTTCATGAATGAGATGAAAATAAAAATGGCAAAATCTTTGCGTACTGAGCCCTACCGGATAAATGTCAAAGCCACTACCACCGAAGGACTTGGTTTTACCGGCACCGGTGAAGGCATTGCCGCTTACGCGATAGCCCTGGTGTTGCCAGCCCGCTGA
- the gltX gene encoding glutamate--tRNA ligase: MICLDFRNQELILSSVRVRFAPSPTGPFHIGGARSALFNWLFARRYGGTFIVRIEDTDMERSTKESEENILAALRWLGMDWDEGVEVGGPHGPYRQTERLGIYREYIEHLLQEGLAYRCYCTEEELAAERDALLKKGEMPRYLGRCRNLSPEEQSWLEAAGRQPVIRFRVPEGKVVNVNDLVRGDVSFECNGIGDFIILKSDGIPTYNFAVVVDDHLMSVSHVIRAEEHLPNTPRQILLYEALGWPSPEFAHVSLILGKDRSKMSKRHGATAVEQYQEKGYLPEALDNFLALLGWSPGGEEEILTIEALKQQFSLERVAKSPAVFDLDKLNWLNGHYIRQAPLGEITDLAIPYLEKAGYITTPLSQPKYEWVKMVVDAVREYLTCLSEITGHVAFFFADMIEVKENEAKEILSGEQVPAVLAALRNKVAGSGELTNSEAKLLLKEVGKETGFKGKQVFMPVRVALTGSTHGPELNQVMVILGKDKIYSRLDRALDMISR, encoded by the coding sequence ATGATTTGTTTAGATTTCAGAAACCAGGAACTGATATTGTCATCCGTTCGTGTGCGGTTTGCGCCCAGTCCTACCGGTCCCTTCCACATCGGCGGGGCGCGCTCGGCGTTGTTTAACTGGCTATTTGCCCGCCGTTACGGCGGTACGTTTATTGTAAGAATAGAAGATACCGACATGGAGCGTTCCACCAAGGAGTCGGAGGAAAATATACTTGCGGCTTTACGCTGGCTCGGCATGGACTGGGACGAGGGAGTGGAAGTCGGGGGACCGCACGGACCTTACCGGCAAACAGAAAGACTCGGTATCTACCGGGAGTATATTGAACACTTGCTGCAAGAAGGTCTCGCTTACCGCTGTTATTGCACAGAGGAAGAACTGGCGGCGGAAAGGGACGCGCTTTTGAAGAAAGGCGAGATGCCCAGATATTTAGGCCGTTGCCGCAACTTGTCCCCGGAAGAACAATCCTGGTTGGAGGCTGCCGGCCGTCAGCCCGTTATACGTTTCCGGGTTCCAGAAGGTAAAGTGGTCAACGTCAATGACTTGGTACGTGGAGATGTGTCTTTCGAGTGCAACGGTATCGGAGACTTTATTATATTAAAGTCTGATGGTATTCCCACCTACAATTTTGCCGTGGTTGTTGACGATCATTTAATGTCGGTGAGCCACGTAATCCGGGCGGAAGAGCACTTGCCGAACACTCCGAGACAGATTTTGTTGTACGAGGCTCTTGGTTGGCCTTCACCTGAATTCGCCCATGTGTCGCTTATTCTGGGGAAAGACCGGAGTAAAATGAGCAAGCGCCACGGCGCTACGGCGGTTGAGCAATATCAGGAAAAAGGGTACTTGCCCGAGGCGTTGGATAACTTTTTGGCTCTCCTGGGCTGGTCGCCCGGGGGTGAAGAGGAAATTCTTACTATTGAAGCTTTAAAACAGCAGTTTTCCCTGGAAAGAGTGGCTAAAAGCCCCGCTGTATTTGACCTTGATAAATTGAACTGGCTGAACGGGCATTATATCCGGCAGGCGCCCTTGGGAGAAATTACGGATTTGGCCATCCCTTATTTAGAAAAAGCCGGGTATATTACGACACCGTTATCGCAGCCAAAATACGAATGGGTTAAAATGGTGGTGGATGCCGTCAGGGAATACCTCACCTGTTTATCGGAGATTACCGGCCATGTAGCTTTCTTTTTTGCGGACATGATTGAGGTGAAAGAGAATGAGGCAAAAGAAATTCTGTCAGGTGAGCAGGTGCCGGCAGTGTTGGCCGCCTTGCGCAATAAAGTGGCCGGCAGCGGTGAGTTGACTAATTCCGAGGCGAAGCTTTTGTTAAAAGAAGTCGGCAAGGAAACCGGTTTCAAAGGCAAGCAGGTGTTTATGCCAGTGCGGGTAGCGCTGACCGGCAGCACCCACGGACCCGAACTCAATCAGGTTATGGTCATCCTCGGCAAAGATAAAATTTATAGCCGCCTTGACAGGGCGTTGGACATGATTTCACGATGA
- a CDS encoding four helix bundle protein has product MGCRRLITANIAVYFHKRSKTNKICYLNIVRGSVEEYRYYLILAKILDTMIFPKTKL; this is encoded by the coding sequence TTGGGGTGTCGCCGTCTTATAACAGCGAACATTGCAGTATATTTCCATAAACGTAGCAAAACGAATAAAATCTGCTATCTAAATATTGTACGGGGTTCTGTTGAAGAATACCGGTATTACCTGATTCTTGCGAAAATATTGGATACAATGATATTTCCAAAAACAAAACTTTAA
- the cysS gene encoding cysteine--tRNA ligase, with protein MEIYNTITRRKQTFQPREPGKVGIYVCGPTTYNYIHLGNARPLVFFDTVRRYLKHKGYDVTYVQNFTDMDDKIIKRAGEEGMNPPDLASKYISEFFKDADNLNVWRADKNPKVTEHIPDIIDMVDKLVQNGTAYVVDGDVYFEVRKFAGYGKLSGRSLEDMQAGARVDVDERKRDPMDFALWKSAKPGEPSWDSPWGPGRPGWHIECSAMSLKYLGSNFDIHGGGFDLVFPHHENEIAQSEAATGEPFVRYWMHNGFITVNEEKMSKSLGNFFLVRDILGKYPGELVRFFLLSTHYRSPLDFDDEKLSAAGRGLERIKTGLRLLSEALSKPRKEGDTLVSAELGAALDSLKSSFEAAMDDDFNTALAISVIFDLTREVNTAVQRLGGTLSPSDREVLLKAKELFISFNDVIGIFKVDKNTGDIILDNVPDDSAGLVEGLINLVIEVRQEARKKKDWASADRIRDGLKELGVILEDTPQGVRWKKQG; from the coding sequence ATGGAGATTTACAATACCATTACCAGACGCAAGCAGACCTTTCAACCGCGGGAACCCGGCAAGGTAGGCATATATGTCTGCGGTCCCACTACCTATAACTACATTCACCTCGGCAACGCGCGGCCGTTGGTTTTTTTTGACACTGTCCGACGGTATTTGAAACATAAAGGCTACGACGTGACATATGTACAAAATTTTACCGATATGGATGACAAGATTATTAAGCGTGCCGGGGAGGAAGGGATGAATCCCCCTGACCTGGCAAGTAAGTATATCTCTGAATTTTTTAAGGACGCGGATAATCTGAATGTTTGGCGCGCGGATAAAAACCCGAAAGTAACCGAGCATATCCCGGATATCATCGATATGGTGGATAAGCTGGTGCAAAACGGGACGGCTTATGTGGTTGACGGCGACGTTTATTTTGAAGTGCGGAAATTCGCCGGTTATGGCAAACTGTCCGGCCGGAGCCTTGAGGATATGCAGGCCGGGGCGCGTGTCGACGTGGACGAGCGGAAACGTGATCCGATGGACTTCGCCCTTTGGAAGTCCGCCAAACCTGGCGAACCGTCATGGGACAGCCCTTGGGGGCCTGGACGGCCGGGTTGGCATATTGAATGTTCCGCCATGTCGCTGAAATACCTTGGCTCAAACTTCGACATCCACGGGGGCGGGTTTGACCTGGTTTTCCCACACCACGAGAATGAAATAGCCCAGAGTGAAGCGGCCACTGGCGAGCCTTTTGTCCGCTACTGGATGCATAACGGTTTTATCACTGTAAATGAGGAGAAAATGTCCAAGTCTCTCGGGAACTTTTTCCTGGTGCGTGATATTTTGGGGAAATATCCTGGGGAACTGGTCCGGTTCTTTTTGTTGTCCACTCATTACCGGAGCCCGCTGGACTTTGATGATGAAAAACTTTCCGCTGCCGGGCGGGGGCTGGAGAGGATCAAGACCGGCTTACGTTTACTGTCCGAAGCCCTGAGCAAACCCCGGAAAGAAGGGGATACGCTGGTGTCAGCGGAGCTCGGCGCCGCGCTGGATTCTCTAAAAAGCTCGTTTGAAGCCGCGATGGACGATGACTTTAACACTGCCCTGGCCATTAGTGTTATTTTTGACCTCACCAGAGAAGTGAACACCGCCGTCCAGCGGTTGGGAGGGACATTGTCACCTTCGGACCGCGAGGTTCTGCTGAAAGCGAAGGAATTATTCATCTCGTTTAACGATGTGATCGGTATTTTCAAGGTTGACAAAAACACGGGTGATATAATCCTGGATAATGTGCCGGATGACAGCGCCGGGCTGGTCGAAGGGCTGATCAACCTGGTTATTGAGGTGCGGCAGGAAGCCCGCAAAAAGAAGGATTGGGCTTCAGCCGACCGGATCAGGGATGGGCTTAAAGAACTTGGCGTTATTCTGGAGGATACCCCGCAGGGAGTTCGTTGGAAAAAGCAGGGATAG
- a CDS encoding Mini-ribonuclease 3: protein MLLSLTDIGIGQVERPGELPALVLAYVGDAVYELAVRSHLVGRGAVKVNRLHKEAVKYVNAMAQARVLRALEGRLTEEEASISRRGRNAKSPHIPRSAGVIEYRQSTALECLIGYLYLKGDTARLGEIIKAALEAAGEEVPWESE, encoded by the coding sequence TTGCTGTTAAGCTTAACGGATATTGGAATTGGTCAGGTCGAACGCCCCGGTGAACTGCCGGCGCTGGTCCTGGCTTATGTAGGGGACGCTGTTTATGAACTGGCAGTGCGCAGCCATCTTGTCGGGCGCGGTGCTGTTAAAGTAAACCGGCTGCACAAAGAAGCGGTTAAATATGTAAATGCCATGGCGCAAGCCCGGGTGTTGCGCGCCCTGGAAGGAAGACTTACCGAAGAAGAAGCGTCAATATCACGCCGCGGCCGGAACGCAAAATCACCCCACATTCCACGTAGCGCCGGGGTAATCGAATACCGGCAAAGCACTGCTCTGGAATGCCTGATCGGTTACCTCTATTTGAAAGGAGATACCGCCCGGCTCGGCGAGATCATTAAAGCGGCACTGGAAGCAGCGGGCGAAGAAGTGCCATGGGAGAGTGAATAA